A genome region from Hevea brasiliensis isolate MT/VB/25A 57/8 chromosome 7, ASM3005281v1, whole genome shotgun sequence includes the following:
- the LOC110654403 gene encoding uncharacterized protein LOC110654403: MGRKPGRSEIVGSIVRPASEIVERPDTRVSACAYAIRAKEEQDALDVIVGTFSLFDSVVHALIDPGSTYSYMCTTIPVERGLRVETIEQDILVTNPLSHSVMVNKVYKGCSLRIQEYEFLANLIELPFHEFDVILRMDWLSHH; the protein is encoded by the coding sequence ATGGGAAGGAAGCCTGGGAGATCTGAGATAGTCGGGAGCAttgtgaggcctgcatctgagataGTGGAGAGACCAGACACTAGAGTTTCAGCATGTGCATATGCTATTCGAGCCAAAGAGGAGCAGGATGCACTTGATGTCATAGTTGGTACATTTTCTCTCTTTGACTCTGTGGTGCATGCATTGATAGACCCAGGTTCAACTTATTCTTATATGTGCACTACCATCCCAGTAGAGAGGGGTTTAAGGGTTGAAACCATTGAGCAGGATATCCTAGTTACTAACCCTTTAAGCCATAGTGTGATGGTGAATAAGGTTTATAAGGGTTGTTCCTTGAGGATTCAAGAGTATGAGTTTTTGGCAAACCTTATCGAGctgccttttcatgagtttgatgtgatattgaGGATGGATTGGCTGTCACATCATTAA